In a single window of the Heliangelus exortis chromosome 1, bHelExo1.hap1, whole genome shotgun sequence genome:
- the SLC5A3 gene encoding sodium/myo-inositol cotransporter, which produces MRASLETADIAIVALYFVLVMCIGFFAMWKYNRSTVSGYFLAGRSMTWVAIGASLFVSNIGSEHFIGLAGSGAASGFAVGAWEFNALMLLQLLGWVFVPVYIRSGVYTMPEYLSKRFGGHRIQIYFAALSLILYIFTKLSVDLYSGALFIQESLGWNLYLSVILLIGMTALLTVTGGLVAVIYTDTLQALLMIIGALTLMIISIMEVGGFEEVKRRYMLATPNITAISLAYNISNTSSCNVNPKPDALKMLREPTDEDIPWPGFLLGQTPASVWYWCADQVIVQRVLAAKNIAHAKGSTLMAGFLKLLPMFIIVVPGMISRILFADDIACINPEHCFQVCGSRAGCSNIAYPRLVMKLVPVGLRGLMMAVMIAALMSDLDSIFNSASTIFTLDVYKLIRKSATSRELMIVGRVFVAFMVVISIAWVPIIVEMQGGQMYLYIQEVADYLTPPVAALFLMGIFWKRCNEQGAFYGGMAGFVLGAIRLILAFIYRAPECDQPDTRPSFIKNIHYMYVATFLFWVTGIVTFVVSLLTPPPTKEQVRTTTFWAVKNRKVKENAAKGEIYKVQEKSILKCNENANHIIPNGKSEENIKNLKPEDINLLVTCRDDSNPVISVSHSEVETPVDCYSNGQAALMGEKKHEEETDDRERHLKFIDWFCGFKSKNMNKRAVREVEEETVCLQMLEETPKVKLLLNTGLVCVCSLGIFMFVYFSL; this is translated from the coding sequence ATGAGGGCTTCTTTGGAAACAGCAGACATTGCCATTGTGGCACTGTACTTCGTGCTTGTAATGTGCATAGGTTTTTTTGCCATGTGGAAATACAATCGGAGCACCGTAAGTGGCTACTTTTTGGCAGGGCGTTCTATGACCTGGGTAGCTATTGGTGCATCTTTATTTGTGAGCAATATTGGAAGTGAACATTTCATTGGGCTCGCAGGATCTGGAGCGGCGAGTGGATTTGCAGTAGGTGCGTGGGAGTTCAACGCCTTAATGCTTTTGCAGCTTTTAGGATGGGTCTTCGTCCCTGTCTACATCCGGTCGGGAGTATACACCATGCCTGAATACTTGTCCAAACGTTTTGGAGGGCATAGaattcaaatatattttgcagCATTGTCTCTAATTCTTTATATCTTCACCAAACTCTCAGTTGATTTGTATTCAGGGGCACTTTTTATTCAAGAATCGTTAGGTTGGAACCTCTATTTGTCGGTTATCCTCCTTATTGGAATGACTGCACTGTTGACTGTGACTGGAGGTCTTGTGGCTGTCATCTACACAGACACCCTTCAAGCTCTGCTTATGATTATTGGTGCCCTCACACTTATGATCATAAGTATTATGGAGGTTGGTGGGTTCGAAGAAGTTAAAAGAAGGTACATGTTAGCGACGCCAAATATTACGGCCATCTCGTTAGCCTACAACATTTCCAATACCAGTTCCTGCAACGTCAACCCAAAGCCTGACGCTCTTAAAATGTTGCGTGAGCCAACAGATGAAGATATTCCCTGGCCTGGATTTCTGTTGGGGCAGACCCCAGCTTCTGTTTGGTATTGGTGTGCCGATCAAGTCATAGTTCAGAGAGTTTTAGCTGCAAAAAACATTGCTCATGCCAAAGGATCCACTCTGATGGCAGGCTTCTTAAAGTTGCTGCCGATGTTTATTATAGTCGTCCCAGGGATGATTTCACGAATACTGTTTGCAGATGATATCGCCTGCATTAACCCAGAACACTGTTTTCAAGTCTGcgggagcagagctgggtgctcTAACATTGCCTACCCACGTTTGGTGATGAAACTTGTGCCGGTCGGTCTGCGGGGACTGATGATGGCGGTGATGATCGCCGCGCTGATGAGTGACTTGGACTCGATATTCAACAGTGCCAGCACCATATTCACGCTTGATGTCTACAAGCTCATTCGGAAGAGCGCCACGTCTAGAGAACTGATGATTGTAGGACGAGTCTTTGTTGCGTTCATGGTAGTTATAAGCATTGCCTGGGTCCCGATAATCGTAGAAATGCAAGGCGGTCAGATGTACCTTTATATTCAAGAGGTAGCGGACTATTTGACCCCGCCGGTGGCTGCTCTGTTTCTTATGGGGATCTTTTGGAAACGTTGCAATGAGCAGGGAGCTTTCTATGGTGGAATGGCCGGGTTTGTTCTTGGAGCAATACGGTTGATACTGGCATTTATCTATCGTGCTCCAGAGTGCGACCAGCCGGATACTAGGCCAAGCTTTATCAAAAACATCCATTACATGTATGTTGCGACGTTTCTGTTCTGGGTCACTGGGATCGTGACATTTGTAGTAAGCCTCCTCACGCCTCCGCCTACGAAGGAGCAGGTTCGGACCACCACTTTCTGGGctgtgaaaaacaggaaagtgaAAGAGAACGCCGCAAAGGGGGAGATATACAAAGTCCAAGAGAAGAGCATCCTCAAGTGCAATGAGAACGCTAACCATATCATTCCAAATGGCAAATcggaagaaaatataaaaaatctTAAGCCGGAGGATATCAATCTTCTGGTTACTTGCAGAGATGACAGCAACCCGGTGATTTCTGTGAGTCACTCTGAGGTCGAGACACCAGTTGATTGTTATTCAAACGGACAAGCAGCTTTGATGGGGGAGAAAAAGCATGAGGAAGAGACTGATGATAGAGAGAGACATTTGAAATTCATAGATTGGTTCTGTGgctttaaaagtaaaaacatgAACAAGAGAGCTGTTCGGGAGGTCGAGGAAGAGACTGTTTGTTTACAAATGCTGGAAGAGACTCCAAAAGTTAAACTATTACTAAATACTGGACTGGTCTGTGTCTGTTCGCTTGGAATATTCATGTTTGTCTATTTCTCTTTGTGA